From one Conexibacter woesei Iso977N genomic stretch:
- a CDS encoding TetR/AcrR family transcriptional regulator: MTDLSLVASHPEVGTGLAARGSQRARLVEGMIQAVAEKGYANATVADAVRAARVSRGTFYAQFASKEECFLEAYKYGIDVMVDRIRTAIRATAPEANWQERLRTGIRAYLETLSGEPRFARTHLFEVHLAGPRAGAARDAALRAFADRYRSSFRAALEERPELRMPSDDALFILSAGVDQLICARVRAGALDTLPDLTDELTLTAVAFLEGAAAITPTTERGAS, from the coding sequence GTGACGGACCTGTCCCTCGTCGCATCGCACCCGGAGGTCGGCACCGGCCTCGCCGCCCGCGGCTCCCAGCGCGCGCGGCTCGTCGAGGGCATGATCCAGGCCGTCGCCGAGAAGGGCTACGCCAACGCGACGGTCGCCGACGCGGTCCGCGCCGCGCGGGTCTCCCGCGGGACCTTCTACGCGCAGTTCGCCTCCAAGGAGGAGTGCTTCCTCGAGGCCTACAAGTACGGGATCGACGTGATGGTCGACCGGATCCGCACCGCGATCCGCGCCACCGCGCCCGAGGCCAACTGGCAGGAGCGCCTGCGCACCGGCATCCGCGCCTACCTCGAGACGCTCTCCGGCGAGCCGCGCTTCGCGCGCACGCACCTGTTCGAGGTCCACCTCGCGGGCCCGCGCGCGGGCGCGGCGCGCGACGCGGCGCTGCGGGCGTTCGCCGACCGCTACCGCAGCTCGTTCCGCGCCGCGCTCGAGGAGCGCCCGGAGCTGCGCATGCCTTCCGACGACGCGCTGTTCATCCTCAGCGCCGGCGTCGACCAGCTGATCTGCGCGCGCGTGCGCGCCGGGGCGCTCGACACGCTCCCCGATCTGACCGACGAGCTCACGCTCACGGCGGTCGCCTTCCTGGAGGGCGCCGCAGCAATCACACCAACAACCGAGAGAGGAGCGTCCTAG